In Candidatus Ozemobacteraceae bacterium, one DNA window encodes the following:
- a CDS encoding iron-only hydrogenase system regulator: protein MENRIALIGIIVENPEITDRLNQILHDCRQYIVGRMGIPYAKQNIGIISVVIDAPNTIISALSGKLGLLEGISVKTVYSKKRGE from the coding sequence GTGGAAAACAGGATCGCGTTGATAGGCATCATCGTCGAAAACCCGGAGATCACCGACCGGCTCAATCAGATTTTACATGATTGTCGCCAGTACATCGTCGGCCGCATGGGGATTCCCTACGCCAAGCAGAACATCGGGATCATCAGCGTCGTCATCGACGCCCCCAATACGATCATCAGTGCGCTTTCCGGCAAACTCGGCCTGCTGGAGGGCATCAGCGTCAAGACCGTCTATTCGAAAAAGCGAGGAGAATAG